Genomic DNA from Thermotoga petrophila RKU-1:
GGTTTTGAGTATCACAGGGACGGAGTTGGAGCAATCAACATCTGGAAAAGGTATCCTGGCACAGGCCAGGTAGTAGCGGGCTTGGCCCCCGTCAGAGGTGTGAGGTTTCATCCACACCTCTGTGGCCATGGAGCATCTTTGGCTCCATGGAAGGTGGCCTGAGAGCCACCAAAAGTCCCATCCCCTTTAGGGGATTGGGAGGAGGTCAAATAGGAAAGATCGCTGTACCAGAACACATCTTGAACAAACCCGGAAAGCTCACAGATGAAGAATTCGAGGAAATCAAAAAACACTCCATCGTTGGTGCAGACATATTGAGGGAATATCCGGAGCTGTCCTTCGCTGTCCCTGTGGTTCTATACCATCACGAAAGGATGGATGGTTCTGGATATCCTTTCGGTTTGAAAGATGGAGAGATACCGCTCCTTGCCAGGATTTTAGCGGTAGCGGATGTGTTCGACGCCCTTACCAGCGACAGGCCCTACAGAAAAGCTATGAAGCCAGAAGACGCTGTAGCTCTCATGAAGAAAATGCCTCTCGATCAAGAGGTCGTGGGAATCCTTGAAAAATATCTTTCGGAGTTTTTCAGGCTGAAACCTCAAGTTTCAAACCCGCGTAGCAATCCATGATTTTTCCGAGGAATTCTCTTTTGAAGATATCAACTGCTCTTTCACCCGTGCAGTGACAGGGGACCACGGTTTCAACTCCAAGCTCGTTGAAAACCTTCACGATTTTCTCTATCTCATCATCGGAAGATTTCAGAAGATGGAAGCCTCCCATTACCATTTTGATGCGCTCGTTGAAGGTCTCCGCGATGTCGAGGAGAATGTTGTCGATCCCGCGGTGAGAACACCCAGTTATGACAACCAGACCTTCCTTTGTTCTCACAACCAGAGTCTGTTCGTCCTCGAAGAGATCTTTTCGCCTCTCACCGTTTCTCTCAACGAAGAAGTCTCCTGTGGGGACCTTTCCTCTCAGATTCGCTGGTCCCAGAAGGAACATGTTTTTCCCGATCTCGGTGATCTTTTCGATCACGAGCTTCCCTGTGTTCTTCTTGAATATTTCATTCCAGTCGGCTCCTGCGTATCTTTCTCCGGAATACTTCGGATCCAGGGCTTCTTTTCTGAGCCACACTCTTTTTCCTGAAAGATACAAAAGACCCCCCGCGTGATCGTAGTGACCATGACTGATGAGCACGTCCTTTGGAAGATCAATTCCCAGCTTTCGCGCGTTTTTGAGAAACACATCGGATTTCCCCGTATCGAAAAGAACGGAATCCACAAGAACAGAAAAACCGTGTTCGCTTTCAAATCCATTTTGAGATGAATCATCACACAGAACGTGTATTCGCATCTTTTTCCCTCCGCTCAAAAACTGAAGGGGGTTGATACCCCCTTCATATTACCACCAGCCTCTCCATCCTCTTCCATGTCTCCGGGCAAGGCCCATTCCAAATGGCCATCCTCTTCTCCATCCATAACCAAAACCTCTCCACCATCTCCAGGGTCTTGCCCAGCTACCACCGAACCTGCACCATCCGAGACCTCTGCCCGTCATCGGCCCAAGTCCCATCGGGCCCGTTCCGTCGAGCCTCGGCATACCACTCACTTCCTGTTTTCAAGCTCTTTCAGTCTCTCTTCAACGTATCTGAGCTCTTCTTCCAGGTATCTTTTGTAATCCAGAAGCATTTCTTTTTTCTCTTCAGGAGAAGGTGGCACTGGAGGGTAATCGTAGTAAGCCCACCATGGCCCTCCTCCAAAACCGAATCCTCCTCGCCAGCCCCAGCCTTTTCTCCATCCGTATCCTCTGCCCCACCACATATTCTCACCTCCTATATATGTATTTTACATATATATGAGGAAAAGTCAAGCTGTTTTCGACTTCCAGCATCACTTATTCACTGTATGTTTGTTCCCAGATTTCTTTGATCTTTTCGTGTTTTTCTCTGAAAATCTCGATCAGCTTGGGATGAAAATTTGACGGTGAGGTTCTTCCATCTCCCTCGAGAATCACCCTGACGGCCTCTTCATGGGACAAAGCTTTTTTGTAAGGTCTTTCTGAGCGCAGGGCATCGTAAACATCAACTATCTTGACGATCTGCGCTTCTATGGGGATCTCGTCGTCTTTCAGGCCGAATGGATAGCCCGTTCCGTCGTAGTTTTCGTGGTGGTAGAGGGCTATGTTTCTTGCAACTTCCAGTTCTTTTCTGCCTGAGAGTAGCTCTCCACCCCAAATTGTGTGCTTCTTCATGATTTCCCATTCTTCTGCCGTGAGCTTTCCCTTTTTGTTCAAAATCTCCTTGGGGACCTTTATCTTTCCAATGTCGTGGAGCGGAGCGTACAGATATATTTTGTGAACAAGATCCTCATCGAGACCCATCTCTTCGGCGAAAAACTTCGACAGTTCCTGAACTCTTCTGACGTGGTTTCCAGTCGGCTCGTCGAAACCTTCCACAATATCCACCAGTTTGTAGGTGAAAAATTCGTACGCTTCTTCGACAGCTCGGCTTTTTTCCTCTATCTCCTGTGCCATCTTTTGAAGTTCAGAGTAAGACGCTTCGAGCTCTTCTCTCTGGGATTCAATGATGGTGATCATATCGGAGACTTCATCGATGAGCTGGTTGATCTCCAGGATGTTTGAGGATACATCTCCAAGATCAAAGATTCTGGAACGCAGGTACTCTTTTGAAGCTTTCGAGAACACTTCGAGTGGAATTCTGAGTTCCCTGTCGATCAACTTAGACACTTTTCGAACGATCGGGAAAGAAATAGCAAAAGCCAGTCCGATCACGTAGCCTAAGTGAAAGAGAGAATTCCTTAGAAAAGCAAGAAGCGGTACCTGGATCACAAAGATTGTGGACCCTGTTTTTCTGAAAAATGCAACACCAGACGCGTTTATCTTCGCACCGTAATCTCTTGTTTCAAAGTCTTCGGGATCGAGTTTCACATGGAT
This window encodes:
- a CDS encoding HD-GYP domain-containing protein, encoding MEGGLRATKSPIPFRGLGGGQIGKIAVPEHILNKPGKLTDEEFEEIKKHSIVGADILREYPELSFAVPVVLYHHERMDGSGYPFGLKDGEIPLLARILAVADVFDALTSDRPYRKAMKPEDAVALMKKMPLDQEVVGILEKYLSEFFRLKPQVSNPRSNP
- a CDS encoding MBL fold metallo-hydrolase, with translation MRIHVLCDDSSQNGFESEHGFSVLVDSVLFDTGKSDVFLKNARKLGIDLPKDVLISHGHYDHAGGLLYLSGKRVWLRKEALDPKYSGERYAGADWNEIFKKNTGKLVIEKITEIGKNMFLLGPANLRGKVPTGDFFVERNGERRKDLFEDEQTLVVRTKEGLVVITGCSHRGIDNILLDIAETFNERIKMVMGGFHLLKSSDDEIEKIVKVFNELGVETVVPCHCTGERAVDIFKREFLGKIMDCYAGLKLEVSA
- a CDS encoding DUF5320 domain-containing protein, whose amino-acid sequence is MPRLDGTGPMGLGPMTGRGLGWCRFGGSWARPWRWWRGFGYGWRRGWPFGMGLARRHGRGWRGWW
- a CDS encoding DUF5320 domain-containing protein, producing the protein MWWGRGYGWRKGWGWRGGFGFGGGPWWAYYDYPPVPPSPEEKKEMLLDYKRYLEEELRYVEERLKELENRK
- a CDS encoding HD domain-containing phosphohydrolase, coding for MAPRKLSDIIRSFVYKKNLIFIFLLSFVIAVFVFIVTYYIDQKDWLEKITLVSNEWERTIDHYYDVLDFFADHREDFENPGTILEVLKLIREHFGYYSVYHIFATPDGTYYVYPLYTFPPDYDPRKRPWYKAAVENPDSAVVTPPFTHRILGVVTFAISRAIFDEHGNLLGVLGIDIVPEKVMKDLLQPGMYVLSEDGTILLQNGEIHVKLDPEDFETRDYGAKINASGVAFFRKTGSTIFVIQVPLLAFLRNSLFHLGYVIGLAFAISFPIVRKVSKLIDRELRIPLEVFSKASKEYLRSRIFDLGDVSSNILEINQLIDEVSDMITIIESQREELEASYSELQKMAQEIEEKSRAVEEAYEFFTYKLVDIVEGFDEPTGNHVRRVQELSKFFAEEMGLDEDLVHKIYLYAPLHDIGKIKVPKEILNKKGKLTAEEWEIMKKHTIWGGELLSGRKELEVARNIALYHHENYDGTGYPFGLKDDEIPIEAQIVKIVDVYDALRSERPYKKALSHEEAVRVILEGDGRTSPSNFHPKLIEIFREKHEKIKEIWEQTYSE